From a single Rhodococcus qingshengii JCM 15477 genomic region:
- a CDS encoding class F sortase, with protein MTMYESDPNPSNPYDDPNHDQPASPGKGRRVAFILALIAVLVAGASMAFVGLRSSDDDAAIPPSPGVVMSHSANPATPTDALMTPNTLSLDPVGVQAPIVDATVPEGVLTPPENVKNVGIWLDGASLDSATGTTLIAGHVNLTGQGNGALFDLGTIEPGEVIRTSDATGKSTSWKVTAVTTRPKADGVEESVLAGPEGPRKLAVVTCGGELQFADGVGNYADNVYLYADLML; from the coding sequence ATGACCATGTACGAGTCGGATCCCAATCCATCCAATCCATACGACGATCCCAACCACGATCAGCCCGCGAGTCCAGGCAAAGGGCGTCGTGTCGCGTTCATTCTGGCTCTCATCGCGGTGTTGGTCGCCGGTGCTTCCATGGCCTTCGTCGGCCTGCGATCCTCCGATGACGATGCTGCGATCCCGCCGAGTCCGGGAGTTGTCATGTCGCACTCCGCGAATCCGGCAACGCCTACGGATGCGTTGATGACTCCCAACACCCTTTCGCTCGACCCGGTCGGTGTTCAGGCGCCGATCGTGGACGCCACCGTGCCGGAAGGAGTTCTCACTCCGCCGGAGAACGTCAAGAACGTCGGAATCTGGCTCGACGGTGCATCTCTCGATTCCGCCACCGGCACGACCTTGATTGCCGGACACGTCAATCTGACCGGCCAGGGTAACGGCGCGCTGTTCGACCTGGGCACGATCGAGCCGGGTGAAGTGATCCGTACATCCGACGCGACGGGTAAGAGCACGTCGTGGAAGGTGACTGCGGTGACGACGCGCCCGAAGGCCGATGGTGTGGAGGAAAGCGTGCTGGCCGGCCCGGAGGGCCCTCGTAAGTTGGCAGTCGTAACCTGCGGCGGCGAACTGCAATTCGCGGACGGTGTGGGCAACTACGCCGACAACGTCTACCTGTACGCGGATCTGATGCTCTGA
- a CDS encoding GGDEF domain-containing protein — MTSQMKSMRTLTREWLILPDQYDRFTRYLRDNGLTTATRLLLGIIVIGLGVCALLNRFSPAGPTSTIALFFNTVVVISCFVVGVSWWVFGPTKRRSFGFVVFCDIAVTISVVGDSSQLARLLTCVIFALVGIYIAYFHNPKLQIAHIAFSLLVIAVAAQPILFGPDRDPALGVSKVLVVITALVVCAFISQIVLTMLSMDASSSDLDPLTGLLNRRGLDRHVEKVLEGFQRQESAALLVIAIDIDRFKTINDVHGHDVGDRIILRVSQRLSAWAHADAVVARIGGDEFILVQRLSVPAIGPMLNSIGPAMHSNTDEIPSTSSVGIAVRTHKFVAGEDRAAAFTDMQKVADSAMYESKRLGGGRVHTIVTTAGR; from the coding sequence ATGACATCGCAGATGAAGTCGATGAGGACGCTGACCCGCGAGTGGTTGATTCTTCCCGATCAATACGACCGCTTCACTCGCTATCTCCGCGACAACGGCCTCACGACCGCCACCCGGCTATTACTTGGCATCATTGTCATCGGACTGGGAGTGTGCGCACTACTGAACAGATTCAGCCCTGCCGGTCCGACAAGCACGATTGCGCTGTTCTTCAATACTGTTGTCGTGATCTCGTGCTTCGTAGTCGGAGTCTCATGGTGGGTCTTCGGCCCCACAAAGCGTCGCTCGTTCGGTTTCGTGGTCTTCTGCGACATCGCGGTCACGATCTCCGTCGTTGGAGATTCCTCCCAGCTCGCACGATTGCTCACCTGTGTCATTTTTGCTCTGGTCGGCATCTACATCGCCTACTTCCACAACCCGAAGTTGCAGATCGCGCACATAGCTTTTTCGCTTCTTGTGATCGCGGTGGCTGCGCAGCCAATTCTGTTCGGGCCGGATCGCGATCCAGCCCTTGGTGTTTCGAAAGTACTGGTCGTCATCACCGCGTTGGTGGTCTGCGCATTCATCTCGCAGATCGTGCTGACGATGCTCAGCATGGATGCTTCCAGTTCCGACCTCGATCCTCTCACCGGCCTCTTGAACCGTCGTGGCCTCGACCGCCACGTCGAGAAGGTACTCGAGGGGTTCCAGCGTCAAGAATCTGCGGCACTACTCGTTATCGCGATCGACATCGACCGGTTCAAGACGATCAACGACGTGCACGGCCACGACGTCGGCGATCGCATCATTCTCCGGGTATCGCAGCGGTTATCCGCCTGGGCACACGCCGATGCTGTCGTCGCGCGGATCGGCGGCGACGAATTCATCCTCGTCCAAAGACTTTCTGTGCCAGCCATCGGACCGATGCTCAACTCGATCGGACCGGCAATGCACTCGAATACCGACGAGATACCATCGACGTCGAGCGTCGGAATCGCCGTGCGTACCCACAAATTCGTCGCCGGAGAAGACCGCGCAGCAGCGTTCACGGACATGCAGAAAGTCGCCGATTCGGCGATGTACGAAAGCAAGAGACTCGGCGGCGGACGCGTTCACACGATCGTCACCACCGCCGGCAGGTAG
- the istB gene encoding IS21-like element helper ATPase IstB: MTTKTTTPSMASAPPLPAELEDLLRRLRLPHIRRHAPEVVATAKAQRWEPAEVLKALFAEEVAGRERSALATRRAAAGFPTGKTFDAWQPEASSIPAPTQQALRTLEWVHRRENLVVCGPSGTGKTFLLEALGHQAVEAGLKVAWFTLEDLGVLLRRHRADDTVSKAIARVLRADLVVVDDIGLLPVAQDAAEGLYRLVDAAYEKRSVAISSNLHPSGFDELMPKTLATATVDRLLHHAHVCQTSGDSVRLTQALAGRGVSPLS; this comes from the coding sequence ATGACGACCAAGACCACCACACCATCGATGGCGTCCGCGCCGCCGTTGCCGGCCGAGTTGGAGGACCTCTTGCGGCGGCTTCGGCTGCCCCACATCCGTCGCCACGCACCGGAGGTCGTCGCGACCGCGAAGGCCCAACGCTGGGAGCCCGCCGAGGTGCTCAAGGCTCTGTTCGCCGAGGAGGTCGCCGGAAGGGAACGCTCCGCACTGGCCACCCGCAGGGCGGCTGCGGGGTTCCCGACCGGGAAGACGTTCGATGCGTGGCAGCCCGAGGCATCCTCGATCCCGGCACCGACCCAGCAGGCACTCCGCACCCTGGAATGGGTCCACCGTCGGGAAAACCTCGTCGTGTGCGGGCCGTCGGGGACCGGGAAGACGTTCCTACTGGAGGCACTCGGTCACCAAGCCGTCGAGGCCGGGTTGAAGGTCGCCTGGTTCACCCTGGAAGACCTCGGGGTCCTGCTGCGCCGCCATCGTGCCGACGACACGGTGTCCAAGGCCATCGCCCGTGTGCTGCGCGCCGATCTCGTTGTCGTCGACGACATCGGCCTGTTGCCGGTCGCCCAGGATGCCGCCGAGGGGCTCTACCGGCTCGTCGACGCCGCCTACGAGAAGCGGTCGGTCGCGATCAGCTCGAACCTGCACCCGTCCGGGTTCGACGAGCTGATGCCCAAGACGCTGGCGACCGCCACCGTCGACCGGCTACTGCACCACGCCCACGTGTGCCAGACCAGCGGAGACTCCGTGCGACTTACCCAGGCACTCGCCGGCCGAGGGGTGAGTCCCTTGAGCTGA
- the istA gene encoding IS21 family transposase — MKSAEEIMEILDAYDLTGSLRDAGELAGCSHHTVKHYVDRRAAGGELDKAVTRPQLIDEYLPKVEEWVERSKGKVRADRAHEKLLAMGYKGSERTTRRAVASVKKSYRSGHVRVHRPWVTEPGMWLQYDYGDGPVVDGVKTVLFVAWLAWSRFRVVIALRDKTMPSVFAALDQTFRRLGGVPTYVLTDNEKTVTTEHIAGIPVRNGQLVTFAEHYSVVVHTCVPADPASKGGTESSVKISKADLVPKDTNLREEYASFSELEEACEAFCQKVNTRAHRTTKRPPVEMLAEERTRLHPVPTQPHTVAFGTTRVVPGNTPMVMFESGQYSVPHTLLGATVWVRAQGLGDGEEVVIVHVGEDGPAEVARHARATPGTPRINDEHFPPQPEGPLNRQPRAKNPAEAEFLDLGEGARLWLVEAAAAGTPRMRVKMAEALSLAKLFDPVEVDWALGHAAVHGRFAEADLSSILDHHARQPAVGEHRAGEERSLTQGTAGWARLGQHDSQHDSREGNEVTR, encoded by the coding sequence TTGAAGTCTGCCGAGGAGATCATGGAAATCCTGGATGCCTACGACCTGACAGGGTCGTTGCGTGATGCCGGCGAGCTGGCCGGATGCTCGCACCACACGGTCAAGCACTACGTGGACCGCCGTGCTGCCGGGGGTGAGCTGGACAAGGCCGTGACTCGGCCGCAGTTGATCGATGAGTACCTGCCCAAGGTCGAGGAGTGGGTCGAGCGGTCCAAGGGCAAGGTCCGTGCCGACAGAGCGCACGAGAAGCTGCTCGCGATGGGCTACAAGGGTTCGGAGCGCACCACCCGTCGTGCGGTCGCATCGGTGAAGAAGTCATACCGGTCAGGACATGTGCGGGTCCACCGGCCCTGGGTCACCGAGCCGGGGATGTGGCTGCAGTACGACTACGGCGACGGACCTGTCGTCGACGGCGTCAAGACGGTTCTGTTCGTGGCGTGGCTGGCGTGGTCGCGGTTCCGGGTCGTGATCGCGCTGCGCGATAAGACCATGCCGTCCGTGTTCGCCGCGCTGGACCAGACCTTCCGCCGGTTGGGTGGGGTGCCGACCTACGTGCTGACCGACAACGAGAAGACCGTCACGACCGAGCACATCGCCGGGATCCCGGTCCGCAACGGACAGCTCGTCACCTTCGCCGAGCACTACTCGGTCGTGGTCCACACCTGTGTGCCGGCGGATCCGGCGTCCAAGGGCGGCACCGAGTCGTCGGTGAAGATCAGCAAGGCCGACCTGGTGCCCAAGGACACCAACCTGCGTGAGGAGTACGCGTCGTTTAGCGAGCTCGAGGAGGCGTGTGAGGCGTTCTGTCAGAAGGTCAACACCCGGGCTCACCGGACCACGAAGCGGCCACCGGTCGAGATGTTGGCCGAAGAGCGGACACGGCTACACCCGGTCCCGACACAGCCGCACACAGTCGCGTTCGGCACCACCCGGGTAGTGCCGGGCAACACGCCGATGGTGATGTTCGAGTCCGGCCAGTACTCGGTGCCACACACCCTGCTCGGCGCCACGGTGTGGGTTCGTGCCCAAGGACTCGGCGACGGCGAGGAGGTCGTCATCGTTCACGTCGGCGAGGACGGACCCGCCGAGGTCGCCCGCCACGCGCGCGCGACGCCGGGCACGCCGAGGATCAACGACGAGCACTTCCCACCGCAGCCGGAAGGTCCGTTGAACCGGCAGCCGCGAGCGAAGAACCCAGCGGAAGCCGAGTTCCTCGACCTGGGCGAGGGCGCCCGCCTGTGGCTGGTCGAGGCCGCTGCGGCGGGCACGCCGCGGATGAGGGTCAAGATGGCCGAAGCCCTCAGCCTGGCCAAGCTGTTCGACCCCGTCGAGGTCGACTGGGCACTCGGCCACGCCGCCGTCCACGGCCGGTTCGCCGAGGCCGATCTGTCCTCGATCCTCGACCACCACGCCCGGCAACCCGCTGTTGGCGAGCACCGTGCCGGCGAAGAACGGTCGCTGACCCAGGGCACCGCCGGATGGGCACGTCTCGGCCAGCACGACAGCCAGCACGACAGCCGCGAGGGGAACGAGGTGACCCGATGA
- a CDS encoding MFS transporter — MSTQTIGAGTAAETRLEGERLSGGKWLWLTVAASMFAAAWGGNEFTPLLVMYRLDHGYSPVMVDFFLFAYVVGIVPALLLGGPLSDRLGRRPIMLPAPIIAIAGSTLLAFGADSAAALILGRILCGIALGIGMAVGGSWVKELSTQPWDPTASEGAGARRAAMSLTAGFALGAGAAGILAQWAPMPSVLAYVLHIAITVLAAMALWRAPETRPAQAKSDRRRLIDDLKIPLAGHRRFLYVVVPLAPWVFGAASVAYAVIPALMTGHSGDAPVAFSALLCMVALTCGFAIQSLGRKIDTDRSARGAVVALVFLVVGMAGAALVASTLTVAIAIVAAAILGCGYGMALVSGLLEIQRIAGPDDLAGLTAVFYSITYIGFAVPALLAMLSESIPALSYTVTLLFGSAAAAACLILILFKSRSHLPSA; from the coding sequence ATGAGCACCCAAACGATCGGCGCTGGGACCGCGGCCGAAACTCGTCTCGAGGGTGAACGCCTCTCCGGCGGAAAGTGGCTGTGGCTGACCGTTGCCGCCAGTATGTTCGCCGCTGCCTGGGGCGGAAACGAATTCACCCCACTGCTGGTGATGTACCGACTCGACCACGGCTATTCGCCGGTGATGGTCGATTTCTTCCTCTTCGCCTACGTCGTCGGAATTGTGCCGGCCCTGCTGCTCGGCGGCCCGCTGTCCGATCGATTGGGTCGACGCCCGATCATGCTCCCCGCGCCGATCATCGCGATCGCCGGTTCGACGCTGCTCGCTTTCGGGGCGGACTCCGCCGCTGCTCTCATCCTGGGAAGAATCCTCTGTGGCATCGCCTTGGGGATCGGTATGGCCGTCGGCGGCTCCTGGGTCAAGGAGTTGTCCACGCAACCTTGGGACCCGACGGCGTCGGAAGGCGCAGGTGCTCGGCGAGCAGCGATGAGTCTGACCGCGGGCTTCGCCTTGGGAGCGGGTGCTGCGGGAATCTTGGCGCAGTGGGCGCCCATGCCGAGTGTGTTGGCGTACGTGCTGCACATCGCGATCACCGTCCTCGCCGCCATGGCGCTGTGGCGTGCGCCCGAAACACGACCGGCACAGGCGAAATCCGACCGTCGCAGGTTGATCGACGACCTCAAGATCCCCTTGGCAGGTCACCGCAGATTCCTCTACGTCGTCGTTCCGTTGGCGCCGTGGGTGTTCGGTGCCGCCAGTGTCGCGTATGCAGTTATTCCGGCGCTCATGACCGGGCACAGTGGCGATGCGCCCGTGGCCTTTTCGGCTCTGCTGTGCATGGTCGCGCTGACATGCGGATTCGCGATTCAGTCGTTGGGGCGCAAGATCGACACCGACCGCAGTGCTCGTGGCGCCGTTGTGGCTCTGGTGTTTCTGGTGGTCGGTATGGCCGGTGCTGCTCTGGTTGCGTCGACGCTGACCGTGGCGATCGCGATCGTGGCTGCAGCGATCCTCGGTTGCGGGTACGGCATGGCACTGGTGTCCGGGTTGCTGGAGATCCAGCGAATCGCGGGGCCGGACGATCTGGCAGGATTGACCGCGGTGTTCTACTCGATCACCTACATCGGGTTCGCGGTGCCTGCGTTGCTGGCGATGCTGTCGGAAAGCATTCCGGCACTGAGCTACACGGTGACTCTGCTGTTCGGATCAGCCGCCGCCGCTGCCTGCTTGATTCTGATTCTCTTCAAGTCGCGTTCACATCTTCCGAGCGCGTGA
- a CDS encoding carboxymuconolactone decarboxylase family protein — MTTATGQRLDIAKLAPEVYKAMIALDAAARKGLEPTLVELVLTRASQLNHCAWCLDMHTRDARKVGVTEQKLYLLNAWEEARGMYSDRERAALALTEAVTVLTDGFVPDEVYSEAAGEFSDVELAQLISVILTINAWNRIAVTTRKAPPVRD, encoded by the coding sequence ATGACTACAGCAACAGGACAAAGACTGGATATCGCAAAGCTGGCGCCCGAGGTCTACAAGGCGATGATTGCGTTGGATGCCGCTGCACGCAAGGGGCTGGAGCCGACGCTCGTCGAGCTGGTCCTCACGCGTGCGTCGCAGCTGAATCATTGCGCATGGTGCCTGGACATGCACACTCGCGACGCACGAAAGGTCGGCGTGACGGAGCAGAAGCTCTACCTACTGAACGCATGGGAAGAAGCGCGAGGGATGTACTCCGATCGTGAACGTGCCGCGCTCGCCTTGACCGAGGCCGTGACAGTCCTCACCGACGGTTTCGTTCCGGACGAGGTGTACAGCGAGGCTGCCGGCGAATTCTCGGACGTGGAACTGGCTCAGCTCATCAGCGTCATTTTGACGATCAATGCGTGGAATCGCATTGCGGTTACCACGAGGAAGGCGCCTCCGGTCCGAGACTGA
- a CDS encoding GntR family transcriptional regulator: MLYSASETVFREVKELILSGELAGGELISEGDIAARTNVSRTPVREAFLRLESEGWMRLYPKKGALIVPVADGEAEHVVSARQLVETQSVRVVSVRPNAREALVAALRANLIEQREIADRGDVAAFSAIDADFHKMIVAAGGNPLLDSFYASLRDRQRRMTARSISRDPGQLSRILADHTALTDLVDTGDADGYNTAVLTHMRQVHGLGFEGTL, encoded by the coding sequence ATGTTGTATTCCGCTTCCGAAACCGTCTTCCGCGAAGTCAAGGAGCTGATCCTTTCCGGCGAGCTCGCCGGCGGGGAGCTGATCAGTGAGGGTGACATCGCTGCACGGACCAATGTGAGCCGAACGCCGGTGCGTGAGGCGTTTCTGCGTCTTGAATCGGAAGGTTGGATGCGCCTCTATCCGAAGAAGGGGGCGCTGATCGTCCCGGTCGCGGATGGGGAAGCGGAACACGTAGTCAGTGCCAGACAGCTCGTCGAGACTCAGAGCGTTCGAGTGGTGTCGGTCCGACCGAACGCACGGGAAGCGCTTGTCGCAGCGTTGCGCGCGAATCTGATCGAGCAACGTGAGATTGCTGATCGCGGGGACGTGGCCGCGTTCAGCGCAATCGATGCAGACTTCCACAAGATGATCGTTGCCGCCGGTGGGAACCCTTTGCTCGACTCGTTCTACGCGAGTCTGCGCGACAGGCAACGACGGATGACAGCCCGGTCGATCTCACGCGACCCCGGCCAACTCTCGCGCATCCTTGCCGATCACACCGCGCTTACCGACCTCGTCGACACGGGCGATGCCGACGGATACAACACTGCCGTCCTCACACACATGCGCCAGGTCCACGGCCTCGGCTTCGAAGGAACTCTGTGA
- a CDS encoding SDR family NAD(P)-dependent oxidoreductase, translated as MDLHLSGKRAIVAGGSKGIGLAIARGLAAEGVDIAILARTERTVVSVARDLVSEFGIRAIGVVTDTRDDDAVQASVRQVVEEFGGVDILVNSAATPFSAGKPTDFEATTDDVVRDEVEVKVLGYLRTARAVAPYLIDQGWGRIINISGLGARQATSIAHTIRNVSVSALTKNLADELGPKGINVTVVHPGVTRTERLTARITRESEESGRSQAEVERGIATNSIHRIIDAEEVADVVTFLASPRSIAITGDAVAAGGGVPGPVYY; from the coding sequence ATGGATCTTCACTTGTCTGGAAAGCGTGCGATCGTTGCCGGTGGTAGCAAGGGGATCGGTCTGGCAATCGCCAGAGGTCTGGCCGCTGAAGGGGTCGACATCGCGATACTCGCGCGCACTGAGCGAACCGTCGTAAGCGTTGCACGAGATTTGGTTTCGGAGTTCGGAATTCGTGCGATCGGAGTCGTGACGGATACGCGAGACGACGACGCGGTTCAGGCGTCGGTGCGGCAAGTGGTAGAGGAGTTCGGCGGTGTCGACATTCTTGTCAATTCGGCAGCGACGCCGTTCAGCGCCGGAAAGCCGACGGATTTCGAGGCGACCACCGACGACGTCGTGCGAGACGAAGTCGAAGTGAAAGTGCTGGGGTACCTGCGAACTGCGCGCGCTGTGGCGCCGTATCTGATCGATCAGGGTTGGGGTCGGATCATCAACATCAGCGGTTTGGGTGCCAGACAGGCCACTTCGATCGCCCACACGATCCGCAACGTCAGTGTGTCTGCACTGACCAAGAATCTTGCGGACGAGCTGGGCCCCAAGGGAATCAACGTCACCGTCGTCCATCCGGGCGTGACGAGGACCGAGAGGTTGACCGCACGGATTACGCGCGAGTCGGAAGAATCCGGCCGCTCGCAGGCAGAGGTGGAGCGTGGTATCGCGACGAACTCGATACATCGGATCATCGATGCCGAAGAAGTAGCCGACGTCGTGACCTTCCTGGCATCGCCGCGAAGCATCGCGATCACCGGTGACGCAGTGGCAGCGGGTGGAGGAGTGCCGGGGCCGGTCTACTACTGA
- a CDS encoding PLP-dependent aminotransferase family protein, translating to MVNSWANLGFDLHIELPQGIGVRAALLQTFRDAIDSGLLKPGTRLPPSRTLALDLGVARNTVADCYAELAAAGWLVTRPGSGTLVATLASTHTREVEPSPTRRRWTYSLLPGSPDASAFPRAAWISSARRALTTAPTDAFATTDPRGRVELRNALTTYLSRTRGVRVDPTCIVISASSGHGISLLARALGGTIAVDAFCLHLHRQLLADEGLLTVPISVDQSGTCTDELASTSAESVLLTPTHQFPLGGPLTPARRATALEWATTTGGVIIEDDYDGEFRYDRKPVGALQGIAPQHVAYLGTVSKTLSPAIRIGWMVLPDRLIEPVLATKGPYERWVSSTDVKGQ from the coding sequence GTGGTGAATTCGTGGGCCAATCTTGGGTTCGATCTACATATCGAGCTGCCACAGGGAATCGGGGTTCGCGCTGCACTGCTTCAGACTTTTCGCGACGCGATCGACAGTGGACTGCTGAAGCCCGGCACCAGACTCCCACCTTCCCGCACCCTCGCGCTCGACCTCGGAGTTGCCCGAAACACCGTTGCGGACTGCTATGCCGAACTCGCCGCAGCTGGGTGGCTTGTCACACGGCCTGGTTCCGGGACCCTGGTCGCCACGCTCGCCAGCACACACACCCGCGAGGTCGAGCCGTCACCGACTCGACGACGCTGGACCTACAGCCTTCTCCCTGGATCGCCCGACGCGTCGGCGTTTCCCCGCGCTGCATGGATTTCGTCCGCCAGACGTGCTTTGACCACCGCGCCGACCGACGCGTTCGCGACTACTGATCCCAGGGGCCGAGTCGAACTCCGAAACGCCCTCACCACATACCTGAGCCGCACCAGAGGCGTTCGCGTCGATCCGACCTGCATTGTGATCAGTGCCAGCTCGGGTCACGGGATTTCCCTCCTTGCCCGCGCACTCGGAGGAACGATCGCGGTCGACGCTTTCTGCCTTCACCTGCACCGGCAGTTGCTCGCCGACGAAGGGCTGCTGACAGTTCCCATATCGGTTGACCAATCAGGCACTTGCACAGACGAATTGGCGTCTACTTCTGCTGAGAGTGTTCTGCTGACGCCGACCCATCAGTTCCCTCTCGGCGGTCCCCTCACACCGGCGAGGCGCGCGACCGCTCTCGAATGGGCCACGACTACGGGTGGCGTCATCATCGAGGACGACTACGACGGCGAATTCCGTTACGACAGAAAACCTGTCGGTGCACTCCAAGGAATCGCACCGCAGCACGTTGCGTACCTGGGCACTGTCAGCAAGACACTGTCGCCGGCCATTCGCATCGGATGGATGGTGTTGCCGGACAGGCTGATCGAACCTGTCCTCGCAACAAAGGGACCCTACGAACGCTGGGTAAGTTCAACGGATGTCAAGGGACAGTAG
- a CDS encoding ABC transporter permease: MTLTAPKPQTALGISPRRRTRINPTVKYVLKRLAQSALTIFLTLTTVFVLIRMAPGDPAYALAGPLASTKDLAQIRADMGLDKSVFSQYLIYLWDLVHLNLGTSYSFQAPAMDVVLGRLPYTITLAVSSILLTAVLSIPLGVWMARHADTRRELGANVVAVGGQSMPEFWSGLMLVTIFAVLIPVLPAAGFTTWPSLILPTVTIAILQIALISRMVRREMVSAFASPYITVARSRGVSERELTWRYAMRNSAIPIVTALGTRFAGMLNGVVVVEVVFAWPGVGSLVVRALETRDYPLIQATVLVTAVLAVLVQLAVDLLYPLLDPRVRLGKGAN, translated from the coding sequence ATGACTCTCACCGCTCCGAAACCGCAAACCGCTCTCGGAATCTCTCCGCGTCGACGCACAAGGATCAACCCGACCGTCAAATACGTGCTCAAACGTCTGGCACAGAGTGCCTTGACGATCTTCCTCACGCTCACAACAGTGTTCGTCCTGATCCGAATGGCACCCGGCGATCCTGCCTACGCCTTGGCCGGACCGCTGGCCAGCACCAAGGATCTCGCACAGATCCGTGCTGACATGGGCTTGGACAAGTCGGTGTTCTCCCAATACCTGATCTACCTGTGGGACCTCGTCCACCTGAATCTCGGCACGTCGTACTCGTTCCAGGCGCCGGCCATGGACGTTGTCCTCGGCCGTCTCCCGTACACCATCACCCTTGCCGTCAGCTCCATTCTGTTGACCGCCGTGCTCTCGATTCCGCTGGGCGTGTGGATGGCCCGTCACGCGGACACCAGACGTGAACTCGGTGCGAACGTCGTAGCCGTCGGCGGGCAGTCCATGCCGGAGTTCTGGAGCGGCCTGATGCTGGTGACGATCTTCGCGGTCTTGATCCCAGTACTCCCGGCAGCCGGTTTCACCACATGGCCGTCGTTGATCCTGCCTACCGTCACCATCGCCATCCTTCAGATCGCGTTGATCTCCCGGATGGTTCGACGCGAAATGGTCTCGGCCTTCGCTTCTCCGTACATCACGGTCGCACGCTCTCGCGGAGTATCGGAACGCGAACTCACCTGGCGATATGCGATGCGTAATTCGGCGATTCCGATCGTCACCGCGCTGGGCACCAGATTCGCCGGAATGCTGAACGGCGTCGTGGTGGTCGAGGTCGTGTTCGCCTGGCCTGGTGTCGGCTCGCTGGTGGTCCGCGCACTCGAGACTCGCGACTACCCGCTCATCCAGGCCACCGTGCTTGTCACCGCGGTTCTCGCCGTGCTCGTGCAACTGGCAGTGGACCTCCTCTACCCCCTCCTGGATCCACGCGTGCGACTCGGAAAGGGCGCCAACTGA